The Podarcis raffonei isolate rPodRaf1 chromosome Z, rPodRaf1.pri, whole genome shotgun sequence genome segment CAGTTTCCGGATAACCAATCTGTTTCGTTAAATGCTTCATCAGCCAATCTTGatcaattcttcatcagccagactTGTAAGAATTAATGTGAGAAAGATTGTATTAGTCTATAAATAGTTATTTTGTTCAGTTCTTTCTTGCCTGGCTGCTTGTGAAAGGCCCCTAAAGCCCGTCCTCTGGGCAACCCCAATTTCTCTGAGCCGCACACATCCTGAAACGCAATGTTTACCTGTAGCCAACCAAAAGGGCACCAATGCCTTTCAATCTGACATCATTCACTTTCAGCCTGTCTCCTTGCCCCAAATGTGATTGGCAATACAGTTCTGGATTTATCTAGGCAGGGCTCCAGATGAGCCTTGAGAGTGATCACTTCCAGCCAGGTAAGTGGgttcaggactgcagccttggcgTTCTGAGGCTGGACTGGAAGCAACTCAGTAAATAAGCTCAGGATAACTCTTGAGACCCTCAgtgtcatttattattattattattattattagtagtagtagtagtagtagtagtagtatactgcccttcatttcgCATAACTAAATCCTGGGGTTTCTGTGTTTGGCAAAGTTGAATCAAACCTTAATTAATTCAAACCTTCACTaaatccaggaatttaggggactCCCTCCTCctattgtaaaaataataaaaataaataaatgtgttagaAGCTCCATCTTTAGCAAAAACTAAGAGTCTTAGTCCAAAACCAACCTTGTTTTGTTTACCATCAACCCAATGAAGTCTTCCAGAGAACTGGAAAGCTTGCATACCCTTTTGGAACATTTTGACTGGCCTAGCATAGTAGGGCCCTAATGTGGAATTTGACATCagtactgtttgtgcctgcaaatgttttggagCAGACATACTACTTCACTACCAATCAGTGCCTATCCCAGAACTTTTGGTTCTTACCATTCTTTCAACCACTTTTCTTGTAGTATAGTGCAGGTGGCAGGAATGCAATaacactggggaagcattgcagaacagctAATAAGGTGAACAGGTGTGcagatggtccagtataaatccaccactaaggcATTATATTTGCGCTAATGCCATGCTGCAAAATTTAACCACGAGCAAACAACAGCCTATCACCAGATTGGAAGGATGATATTTCATGAGTCTTTATTGAGTTAAAACAGGACTCACCAGATGTCACTTTACTAAGAGTCCCATCAAACCTGGGGCCAGCtgtggagtcctgtgtccagttctgggtgccacaatttaagaagaacattgataagctggaatatgtgcagaggagcgcaaccaagatggtcaagggtctggaaaacaagcctgatgaggaacggttgagggagttgggtatgtttaacctggataagaggagactgagatatgatagctatcttcaaatacttACAGGGCtatcatgtggaagatggagaaagcttgttttctcctccagaGGTTAGGACCCGAACCAagagattcaaattacaagaaaggagattcctatgaaacatcagaaagaactttctgacagtaagagatgttcaACGTTTGAACAGACTCACATGAGAGGTGgtaaactctccttccttggaagtttttaagcagaagttggatgactatctgtcatatatgatctagttgagatttctgcattgaagTGGGTTAGACTAGATTACCATTggtgtcccatccaactctaccgctttatgcttctttccacataacaaattatcaaaccatataatcacctACAtacttttcccctccccccaggacttccttcagcttctctcccTGGTTTCACTGCACATattttctctgcatgttataaaattgtatatatcCTTACATATCTTTCCATCATGTTAtcaacaataaatttgtgtatgtttattcaaaacctgccaaggagtccagttaattttgttgtgtttttaaataatttgtataacgttcccattcatccttaaagtcacagttgtccttgtctcgcagttatgtcaatttagccagttctgcataattcatcaatttctcttgccactgttcttttgtcggggtttcctcattcttccatccttgtgctatcaagattcttgccgctgttgtagcatacataaataaattctttgtttttcttggcagatcttgtcctacaatccctaacaaaaatgcttctggttttttttttacaaatgtcattttaaacatattcttcaattcattatatatcatttcccaaaatttttaaatttctttacattcccaccacatatgataaaaagtgccttctttttctttacatttccagcaaatgttagagctggttttatacatttttgctatctgtactggtgttatataccatctatacatcattttcatataattttctttcagaagGGAACAATTTGTACTGctgtatgattctatgttcaATCAAGCCACATTTGTGCTGTTTTAGGTTTATGGAATCCACAGAGGCTCTGGCAGTACTCCAACAGAAGACTGTTTCGGCCTCTGAGTACTCCCCATAGTTGAACATttagttttttaatttatttaacaagaATTATAtcccacttaataataataataataaaccctctCTAAATGGCTTacacaaaataatataaaatattcacAAGAAAATATCAATAAAATCGACAAACTTTAAAAGTAGACACAATAAAATTTTGAAAGTACAGATGAAACCAACTGTTTTgaaaaacaatatacaaaataaaatatcatttggTACAGGTAATGGTCCTAAGGGAGTGCCCACTTGTCAATCACAGTTGGACATAAAGGATAAGGCAATTTCTAAGGGTATCCAGAACATTGATCCTTTCTTCCTTTCATGACAAATATGATGCCTGCAAACTCTCCCTCTTCATAGGATGAGTTTTACTCAGTGAGCATTTATGTAAACTCATCTCCACATTTGTGCTTTAATGTCAATTTCAGGTAGACTTATGCTGGTTCATGCCATGCACATCAGTCGTCATGTTGTGATGGGATGGATATGAATTGTTTCACTGACATTCCCTCCCCTCAACTAGCCTTCGAAAGATTGTTACTGCTTCCAGAAGTAATGTGACCATATCTGCTTTCCACACCTGAACAATTGTGAAACCATCCAACAACTAGGTAGTCACACAATGTGCTTCCTGATGTCTACACAATGGAGTGATGCAAATTTATATTGCATTTCCTCAAATAAGAATGAGAAGAAGTGGAGAATAACTTCAGAACATGTGTTGGATATGTATGATGTTGTGTGACAATTTGGAAAACGTCCGCACTTGCTGTGCACAGAATGCTCTTTAAAATttgatgtgtacacagcccaaatCTTATTGAATTCTAATTTCACAGAAGTGTCTGGGAGACAGGGAGAGAAGTATTGAATGTGtgtatgttatacagtggtacctcaagttaagaacttaattcattctggaggtctgttcttaacctgaaactgttcttaacctgaagcaccactttagctaatggggcctcccgctgccaccacgccacagccgcacgatttctgttctcatcctgaagcaaagttcttaacctgaggtaatatttctgggttagtggagtctgtaacctgaagcgtatgtaacctgaagcgtatgtaacctgaggtaccactgtatgtgagaaTAGATGCATGTGGGTATAATGTGTTCATGTGTATGAATGCAAAATTGTATTTGTGTGTGGAtgtaaataagtgtgtgtgtgtgtgtgtgagagagagagagagagagagagagagagagagagagaggggagtggCCCCGCCTCCACCCACCTTTTGCAATGGCTCTTGTGGCTCATGAAAAGTTAGCCatcaaagaaatgaaaaaggttcttcttgactctgagtatatttcacttctcCATCGCTGCCCCAGAGCCACCCAGGGCCAACTCAgctattaggcagaatgaggaaaCCAGCTCAGGCAGGAAATGCTGGGAGGCAGGGAACAGCAGCAAGATTCTGGGGAGCTGTGCGCACATGTGGCCTACAATGTGCTCCCTAGGCAAGTCTGCTACCTTCAGGCATGGTGGAGATGCTGTTTTGTTGCCAATGCTGAAGGAAGATTCAACCACCAATCTTGTTCGGCTTCTTGTGTAGAATAGGGCGCGGCGGACACATCATCTTGTCttctgcctcaggtagcaaaatgacTTGGAGGAGGTCTGAAGGCACCCCACTCTTCTACTTCTGAGACCAGGGATGCATCCAGTTGCCTTGTTAgtggagcattcatcctgatttcgtTGCAGGAAAATTAGCTGCCATTGGCTATTTAACGAGGATTTGTTATGTTTTGCTTCCATGAAGTTAAGATGATCCTTTTGTCAAAACTAGCATTATCCCACACATTCCAGTGCCTTTCCCATTGCTTATTGCAAAAGAAGTTCAGTGTTTTGAGGGAAGCggatttgttgcacaagacctcttATAATTGTACAACTTTACTTTGCCAGTATTTGATTTAACCCCCTCGAAAACAGCGACAGGCAGGAAGCTCCCTAGCTTTCCATTTGGGGAGGGCTCTTTCCGTCGACTACCAACTGTATGCTAACACCTGCCCCTTTAAACACCTTGCAACATCTTGCAGAGAAAGATGAGCTTGGAACACCTCAGAATCAGGTTTGGCCTCGCTGCTGCAGTTTCTTCAATTCTCTTAGTACCACTTTGAATCCCCAGTCCCAAGGGAAAGTGTGGAGCACCTCATTTAGGGAGTGGTTGTAGACTGTGGCTTCCGGCCCTGTGGCTGCATTTTCAGAGCCAGCATGGCTCTCCGATACAAATCTGTGGAAGAAGGAGCCATGGATGAAACAGGGTGACCACTTACAGATTGccagaaagaggaaaaaagaggacATACATTTGCACAAAGTGGGGAAGATTGTGACCAGGAGTCTGCTCAGTCTGCAATGCCTGCTGCTAACTGTTTATGGGAAACTTCACTGGCCTCTGGAAGTTCTCCCTTTTTATGGTTCTTTAACTTTCAAGAATTTTGAAGCAGACAGCCCTTCAGACAGGGGACCATCCTCTGTAAAGCAGGACACAGTCACCATGGGCTGATCTAATTACTTTTTCTTAACTGTTATACATACAAAGGAAATAACAAGACCTCTAGTCCTACACAAATcaaaagtggagtccctaaggcagctaGATGGCCCTTTgtccgcctccttccagcaactcttgcACCCAAGCAGGTGCCAAAtgtatttctctgctttcctttccatCAGGGAGGCTGAGAGGGATGGTCTTGTTCTCTGGGCATCACGGGACctccacactgcccaggcttgtgccctggggagatcACTTTGGCACTGCTAACACAGTGGTCTGACTTCATTCCTAGAGGTGCACACGAGTGCCTCtcaagacagatgaatgccaacaacaacaggtgCCTCAACAGGTGGGATCATATAAATCTGACAACTATTTAAGAAGATGCATACCCTGGTTATCCACCCAAGGATGAACAAGACAGCTAAGTAAATGGTTAGTCTAAAGTAGGAATGGGCAAATATGTAAAAGCTGGGTTCTCTCAGTTTATAATTTTTCTAGCCTTGAAAATTTATTTATCCACATTTCTACATAACGTGGCAAGTCCTCACGAACAtttttcagcattttagtgagaaaTTCTCCCTTATACACTTgttttgtatgcaattctgcctAATCCTGCTTCCACCTCAGTATGGAAGCATTGCCACAGGACTTCACATTTGCCCACAATCTGGCTCAAGACCCTAAAATACACAGAGCTTTTGTTTCCCCCCAAAGCTAATCAAACTTATTTGTTGCTTTAATGAGTATCCTTGATATTTTGCAACTCTTCCCACAAACCCCTTTCCTAGCTGAGTAAGACGTACCAAAAGTGCTTGATAGGTGCTCGTTTGGCTGGGTCTGTGATGATTCCTGAGATTTGACTTTATTTTTCagtcttttatttttcttctttgtgctttgtcctgaaaaaaaagaagaagtagggagggggggaatggaatAAATTCTCTGGTTTGCAAGCcacagtaaactatggtttgatctATAGGTACTGGTTCAGGAGGACAGAATTAACCAGAATCCCATATTTGTGCTACAGACTCAAACCTGATTTCAGAGCCACATCATAGTAACTAGCAGGGACAGAAGGATCTGTCAGTAGTGGTTCTCTCaatctctcatttttccaatcataaattcagttctctgcataTATGTAGCAtttacacacatatttttttaaaggaatcctcatgaaaattcaccagcgtttGGGGAGCATGGCTAGCCAAGGAGCTAAATGGCAGCATAGTTTACTGTCTAATTGCCTAAGGACTACTTTGATGCAGAGAAGACACATACAATTCTAAAACTTTATTCCTGCTCTGGCAGACTAAAGCCACACAGACTCCAGGGTCCAAAAAAGAAGTAAGCAAGACTCAGTATTCAAGAAGAAATTGACGAATCCTTCTTTCAGGCCTCAGATTCAGAGATGGTCAAGGGAGGAATGAGAACACAAAAAGGCATGAAAATTCAAACAACCGTGGAGGAAGACAAAGAATCAGACTACTACATAAGCAAGATAAGGAAAGCTCCTGTCTCAGATCGGGCAGAGCTTTCAAACAGAAATTTAAATATCTATCTGGGCAAATTGCCGACTGGACTAATAAAAGCACTAGAGCTAAACCTAGAACTAAACAACCAGGTGGACATTCAAATGCTACAAATGGCAACAGAAGATCTGGCCCTAAAATTGGAGGAACAATCTGATTGAGAAATTAGATTTTGTTTCCCCCCAGTGACAGCATGATGGTTCATCCTTGTCCACCTTCCCTATAAAAGGtggtgtgaaacagggctgtgttctcACCTTGACtctctttggcatattcttctTCCTGTTGCTCTCCAATGCCTTCAGCTCAGCTGAGGACAGTGTGGACTTCTATTCAAGAGTGATGGAGGCCTGTCCATGCCAAGATGAAAGCACGGCAGATCTTTACCTGCGAGATGTTGTTTGCAGCTGACAGCGCACTCTGAGGAAGTTCTACAGAGACTCACTCAACCCTGAAGCTCACTgaagtgatcttgggccagtcactgtctctcaaccctaacctacctcacaggattggtgtgaggataaaatggagaggaggagcaCTACCTGTGCCACCTCaagctctttggaagaaaggtgggatggaAATATAATACTGCTACTTCTTCTTCATCGTCATGCTTCTAGCGTTTCTCTCATGTTTCTAAGAAATCTATGTTTACCTGCTGGGGGTGCAGCTGTTTCCAGAACTCTGGGGTTCTCTTGGGCAACCTTGTTGCTGGGACGGCAGACAGTGACACCTCCCACTTTGCTCCCACTTCCTGCTGCTTTTGCACTGTCATCTTCTGTCAAGGTATTCTCCGACTGCACCAAACCTTTCTTCTTCACCTTCAGCTTtaatttccctttctttttcttggaGGCCACCGGCATTTCTTCCTGCTGAGCAGAAACAAAGTGCGTGCGTGTGAGAAAAAGCCCTGTCTCTGGGAATGCTTTCAGAAAACGTGGCACAGAAAAtgtcaggaacataggaagctgtataACTGAGCtaaacaattggtccatctagctcagtaacggactggcagcagccttTCACACTTTCAGGAAGGAATTATAAGTTGCACTGGCCAACTTgtaaatgccaaggattgaacctgggtgtTTCCGCCTGGAAAGAAGGTTCTGTGCCATTGAACTATGGCCCTGCGTGCTATGGATGCTGGAGAATTCCAATGAAAATGGAAACTGCCAATGttcacctacagtggtacctctggttacgtacttaattcgttccggaggtccgttcttaacctgaaactgttcttaacctgaagcaccactttagctaatggggcctcccgctgccgccgcgctgctggagcacgatttctgttctcatcctgaagcaaagttcttaacccgaggtactatttctgggttagcggagtctgttagtggagccggaagcgtatgtaacctgaagtgtatgtaacccgaggtaccactgtattcatctcATGTCCAGAACAGCAAATACAATTGGCattcactgttgctgctgctttgagcCTGCAAACAATACATAATTGATTACGTACCCCCCTCccacatttgcattgcatttcctttgcattgaaatgaatgcggTGGAATAGCATGATGACAAcataacgtatttttcgctctataacacgcacccgaccataacacgcacgtagtttttagaggaggaaaatctgtaggcatgccacccgtaggcatttcctccataacacgcacagacatttccccttactttctaggaataaaaaagtgagtgttatggtgcaaaaaatacggtaatttacatAATTTGTGGAATTAATTACATAGATCACATAAATTATGTAGTTTTGCCATGGCGGACAGTGAGATAAGCAACAGCAATTTTGATGGAAGATGAGCTGCTGAAATGAATGCAAGGTGGAATGGAACAGAAAATGATGCCTTTTTGCATCCCCATTGCCCACACATGGATTGTTCTTGACTTCCTGATCATGAGTTTGTTTGAGTGAAACGACCCATGATTTCTGGCTCAGATGTAATGCTAAGGCAGGAATTGTGATCTGTTTCTCCCCAGTGCTAGCAAGGAGCAAACTGGGTGCAAATGGTTCACATGTGGTAAATAATTAACTGTGGTTTATCGTGATGTCTAAACCTGCCCATTATGCAACTAATTAATTTTATGAAACACTGCATCTTTAAAAGTGTAAAATTCCTGGCAGACAAAATATAGCAGAATCGCCAGTTACCTGGGAGGGGATATTCTGGGGCAGCTTTGTGGGTTTCTTTTCCTCCATCTTGGCATTTCCTCCTTGGCTGCACTCTCTTCTGGCCAATGACTCCCTAAAAGCAGATGTAATAAATTATTCAAAAGATACACATATGTACATATTATTCTATTCCTTCAACTTTGAAACTAAGCAGTGGTGCTAAAAACAGCTCTGCCATCTTCTATGTCTATGTGGTACAACAAATAAATGTAGTTTTTGGAGAACTTGGTCTCTATTCAACTGCAGATCTACTGGTCGACCCTTGAGCAAATCAGGTGCAATCCCTACTatgtatttaaagcactttaGAAACACATGGGTTCCCTCAAATaaccctgggagttgtagtttacatAACTACattccagcacctttaacaaatgacagttcctaggattcttcagGAGAAggtgatgtgctttaaatttgtgtTAAATATATGGTGTCGATGTGGCCTCACTGTTTCTCACCCTCAGTCAATGTCAAGTAATTGCTGCTGTTTGGGTAGTAATTTCTGTCTCTGGTCTTTCAGCATGTTCCATTTGCTCTACTTTTTAGGTCTGTGGGCACACACTTCATTTTACCAAGGAATCTGGGTAAAAACCAGATCCAATAGAATTAAGCTGAGCTTTGAAGACCACATACAGCTGaaaaaggaagtgggaaagagcacCACTCTGTCAACTTCCTTCTTAATCTCtatgtacttttaaaagaagaaataggCAAGCACTCTCTTTACCTTATGGCCAAgagggcagtgtgtgtgggggaCACAGAGGTTTCGTTGGCCCCAAGGTAAGACCTCAAGGGTCCTATTGGAACCTTGGGTGCCATGTTGTTGACTCCTGCTTCAGTTTCCGCTCTAATTGTTCCCTTCTTGTCTTTTCCCCCTTTGCCAGCTTGTTCTCTGTTCAGCTTTTCATCACCTTGctcttcccccttctctctcttcacCACCCTGTACTAAGCAATCTTCTTATAAACTGACCTTTGTTTTCGTTTCTCACCATTCTGCGCCCCTCCCATATGCATTCTAGGAACATAAAATGTAAGCTGCTTTATACAGTACTGAGTCAAACGATTGGCACATCTACCTCCATATTGTCAATGTTGACCAGCAGCGGCCCTCCAGGATTTCATACAAGAAATCTTCCCCCACCCTTATATAGAAatcatggggattgaacctaggaccttcagCATGTAAAGCAAGATGCTccagcactgagctatggtccaacCCCCTCTAAGATCTTAAGAGTAGGCATTACACACAGCATAGGCTTGCAGGAAGAAGGAGGAACCTGGCTTCTGATGTCCTGTTCCTGGATTTCTGTACTTTCTTGGATACCTCCTGCTCTAGTGACACTTGCtgttcaggactgtcttcctggatGCGACCACACAGCACACTGTAGTTGGTGGCAATTGTACGCAATAGCCAATGTAGCCCTTGAACGATGGTCCAGCATTGGATTTTGGGAagccttttggaagctgaacatggtTCCTGTAAGATGAAGGTAGAGGACAGCCAGTCTGAAAACGCAGCTCTCCCACTCAAGGCAAAGAAAGTGGAGGAGTTTGTGAgttggcagatggatgccaacaacataacCATAATACCTATGGGAGGTCTTTTACAAGAAACTCTGGCAGGCTCTCTCTGGTGGCATGTTGAGACCAGCAAGCAAAGGGGAGACATTTCCTGGTGCAATGCAAAACCTGCTAAATGACAAGGGAAATTGATGTACTGTAGATGAACCagcttgctgcaagaagccacttTCTGCCAAACAACCATCAATATGTTTTCTATGCATCAGGAGTtgttaagtaaataaaaacaaaaacaaacaaacaaataaaactttattgtcactacaccacctgtgtgcagtgaaattaaacaaGCCCCCCCCCACTCAGTCTTGTTCgcgctctgtgtgcttgtcagaaGTCAATTGCACAACTATTTTTTTctcccattcagcagcccaacagcccacGGATAAAAACTGTCCCTTAACCTGTTGGTGCGgctgactatacttctgtatctcctgcccgAAGGTAGGAGCAAACTAGACCTTATGTGAGCTAGATACTGCTAAGATAGTGCTGAATTCCAGGGCCAACCCACCCAGGAGGCAAGAGGAGGTGTCCGCTTGCTCTCAGTTAACTCCTACCTGCTTGCCTTCTTACAACCTGTGCAGGGGGGGGTCACTGGCTGTTATCTCTACCCTTTTTAGTCTTCTGGTTGCCTTTGTGCAACCACAGGGAGCTGGATgtgggcaaaactagaattatttGGCTCCATCTGTCATGGCTTCTGAGTCTGCCGACTGGTGTCTTACCAGTCCTAATGGCCACCAGCCTCCATTATTCCAGGTGtcgtgggactacaactcccatcatctctgactgcaAGGACTTCCTGTCCAGATCTCTCTGACCCAATTTCCTCAATTCCACTGGGCAAGAATTAAAATGGGATATGTAATCTGAACAAGAGGAAGTAACAGTCTGTACAAACTCCATGGAAATGATCATCATGAAGGGCAGAGTGGACAAAAGGGAGACTTCCTTTCCAGCCCTTGTGAAGAATAGCCAACCTGTGTAAAGAGGGTATCATTTTACTTACAATTCGACACAACGACTTGTTTTCATTCACCAACTTTTCCAGAGACAGGCACTCAATGATCTCACAGGGCAAGAGAGCATCCAGTTTGTCCTGCTTGTTTGCCAGCCTTGAACCATTCACATAGAATTTTGAAAACAGAACAGACGGAAAGGCAAGATTCCATTAGCAAACAGCACACTCACTGTTGTAACTATAccatttaaaaaagcaatagggaacctttggccattcagatgttgttagactacatgtCCCATAACtgctgtccattggccatgctggctgtggctagtgggagttgtagtacaaaggTGAAAGGTTCTGTCTACTTCtcagtttcttctttttccaatttTACATCCATCAGTGAAAATTTATCCTAATAATATAACTCTATTTTgtatgctccccctccccacaatagcTCCATTTTTATGCACGCTTTCCCACATtgtttgtttggagaactgcatcacaaaatttgggtaAGAATGGATTATGAATAATTGCTGTGTTtttgttcacatattgttttagaaagtgcaaacTTGATAAACTgagctttaaagctttaaatgtgtgctgaatCAAATTTATGCTCTATCccgaagtccaacaacatctgcagggcaccaggtccACTATGCAGTATTGAATGGGCAGATT includes the following:
- the ARL13A gene encoding ADP-ribosylation factor-like protein 13A isoform X1; the protein is MKARKRTAGESQRLTLPLFISVVCWSMFHLFSYCWSWLQAIQEPMRKVTILVLGLDSAGKSSLVKEIQRVLSCEVLPITKPNQTALRVDRFEVSLIDLPGGQQSLGSWRDQYSTAHGIIFVLDSSDVARMEEAKKTLSRVLGHPKVSGKPLLLLANKQDKLDALLPCEIIECLSLEKLVNENKSLCRIEPCSASKRLPKIQCWTIVQGLHWLLRTIATNYSVLCGRIQEDSPEQQVSLEQEVSKKVQKSRNRTSEARESLARRECSQGGNAKMEEKKPTKLPQNIPSQQEEMPVASKKKKGKLKLKVKKKGLVQSENTLTEDDSAKAAGSGSKVGGVTVCRPSNKVAQENPRVLETAAPPAGQSTKKKNKRLKNKVKSQESSQTQPNEHLSSTFDLYRRAMLALKMQPQGRKPQSTTTP
- the ARL13A gene encoding ADP-ribosylation factor-like protein 13A isoform X2, whose amino-acid sequence is MKARKRTAGESQRLTLPLFISVVCWSMFHLFSYCWSWLQAIQEPMRKVTILVLGLDSAGKSSLVKEIQRVLSCEVLPITKPNQTALRVDRFEVSLIDLPGGQQSLGSWRDQYSTAHGIIFVLDSSDVARMEEAKKTLSRVLGHPKVSGKPLLLLANKQDKLDALLPCEIIECLSLEKLVNENKSLCRIEPCSASKRLPKIQCWTIVQGLHWLLRTIATNYSVLCGRIQEDSPEQQVSLEQEVSKKVQKSRNRTSEARESLARRECSQGGNAKMEEKKPTKLPQNIPSQEEMPVASKKKKGKLKLKVKKKGLVQSENTLTEDDSAKAAGSGSKVGGVTVCRPSNKVAQENPRVLETAAPPAGQSTKKKNKRLKNKVKSQESSQTQPNEHLSSTFDLYRRAMLALKMQPQGRKPQSTTTP